In Candidatus Methylomirabilis limnetica, the following proteins share a genomic window:
- the trxB gene encoding thioredoxin-disulfide reductase, which yields MSDPVEDVIILGSGPAGLTSSLYTARANLRPLLIEGTEAGGQLVLTTLVENYPGFPDGLLGPDLIRSMRQQTERFGTRFLSGDVTAVDLSRRPFTITVENEARQTNALIIATGASANLIGLESERKLLGHGVSTCATCDGFFFRDQHVAIVGGGDSAVEEAIFLAKFATKVTLIHRRDKLRASKIMQERAFKNPKIEFLWNRTIVEILDVSQGKVTGITTRVDGLTLLETLNCDGVFVAIGHSPNTALFSGQLEMDERGYIVTHHGTMTSIPGVFAAGDVQDHVYKQAITAAGSGCMAALDAERYLENLG from the coding sequence ATGAGTGATCCAGTGGAAGATGTAATCATCCTTGGCTCAGGTCCGGCAGGCCTGACTTCGTCCCTGTACACCGCCAGAGCCAATCTACGTCCCCTCCTGATCGAAGGAACCGAGGCCGGTGGGCAGTTGGTCCTGACGACGCTGGTAGAGAACTATCCGGGATTCCCGGATGGGCTCCTGGGACCTGACCTGATTCGTTCGATGCGACAGCAGACGGAGCGGTTTGGCACGAGGTTCTTGAGCGGGGATGTTACGGCCGTGGATCTGAGCAGAAGGCCGTTTACCATCACCGTAGAAAATGAAGCGCGTCAGACCAATGCGCTGATCATCGCGACTGGCGCTTCGGCGAATCTGATCGGGCTCGAATCTGAACGCAAGCTGCTGGGGCATGGGGTCTCGACCTGCGCCACGTGCGATGGTTTCTTTTTTAGAGATCAGCACGTGGCTATCGTGGGCGGGGGCGACTCGGCTGTTGAGGAGGCGATCTTCCTCGCGAAGTTCGCGACGAAGGTCACGCTGATTCATCGGCGCGATAAGCTTCGAGCGTCGAAGATCATGCAAGAACGGGCCTTCAAGAATCCGAAGATCGAGTTCTTGTGGAATCGAACGATTGTAGAGATTCTTGACGTGTCACAAGGAAAGGTAACCGGGATCACAACCAGGGTCGATGGTTTGACATTGCTGGAGACGCTCAACTGCGATGGGGTGTTCGTTGCGATCGGGCATTCCCCTAATACCGCGCTGTTCTCGGGGCAGTTAGAGATGGATGAGCGAGGTTATATTGTGACGCATCACGGGACGATGACCAGCATCCCCGGTGTTTTTGCTGCCGGCGATGTGCAGGACCATGTCTACAAGCAGGCCATCACCGCCGCCGGATCGGGGTGCATGGCCGCCCTCGATGCCGAGCGCTACCTGGAGAACTTGGGGTGA
- a CDS encoding NuoI/complex I 23 kDa subunit family protein, with protein sequence MGRYFSDLFGGSASILRSMWVTLRYLFTRAITVQYPDEQRPQPLRALNRHVLTIEESTGQLKCTACEACAKICPTRCIELTGTGKGKNRHPSAFAIDHNLCMYCNLCVEVCPFDAITMWTRIGELSSADRSSLVYDLRTLTADRYFPSPTTPERPSVPEKPPVPEPEKVEVGATAPSA encoded by the coding sequence ATGGGACGCTACTTCTCAGACCTGTTCGGCGGCAGCGCGAGCATTCTTCGCTCCATGTGGGTGACGCTCCGCTACCTCTTTACCCGTGCTATCACCGTCCAGTATCCCGATGAGCAGCGGCCGCAACCGTTGCGCGCGCTGAACCGCCACGTACTGACCATCGAGGAATCTACCGGACAGCTCAAGTGTACCGCCTGCGAGGCCTGCGCCAAAATCTGCCCCACCCGCTGTATCGAGCTCACCGGTACCGGCAAGGGGAAGAACCGTCACCCGTCAGCGTTTGCCATCGATCACAACCTCTGCATGTACTGTAACCTCTGCGTCGAGGTGTGCCCCTTCGACGCTATTACGATGTGGACGCGGATCGGCGAACTCAGCTCAGCCGATCGCAGTAGCTTGGTCTACGATTTACGGACCCTGACCGCCGACCGCTACTTCCCCTCTCCGACGACCCCCGAAAGGCCGTCAGTTCCCGAAAAACCACCGGTTCCCGAGCCCGAGAAGGTGGAGGTAGGGGCTACGGCACCCTCTGCCTGA
- a CDS encoding NADH-quinone oxidoreductase subunit B — translation MGLFDNTQMNPGVVTTTVEWLFNWARKSSPWPMTFGLACCAIEMMAAGASRYDLDRFGAGVFRPSPRQSDVMIVAGTVTEKMAPRIKTLYEQMPDPKWVIAMGACAISGGPFYYDTYHVVKGVDLLVPVDVYVPGCPPTPEALIFGILTLQDQITRGARGKPGGRPTLPTPLVAA, via the coding sequence ATGGGATTGTTCGACAACACACAAATGAATCCGGGCGTCGTCACGACGACGGTCGAGTGGCTTTTCAACTGGGCCCGTAAGTCTTCCCCGTGGCCGATGACCTTTGGTCTGGCCTGTTGCGCGATCGAGATGATGGCCGCCGGCGCTTCCCGTTACGATCTTGACCGGTTTGGGGCCGGTGTCTTTCGCCCATCCCCCCGCCAGTCCGACGTCATGATCGTTGCCGGGACCGTTACCGAGAAGATGGCTCCTCGCATCAAGACCCTTTACGAGCAGATGCCTGACCCCAAGTGGGTGATTGCCATGGGCGCCTGCGCCATCTCCGGTGGCCCATTCTACTACGACACCTACCACGTCGTGAAGGGGGTGGACCTGCTTGTCCCGGTCGATGTCTACGTTCCCGGCTGCCCGCCCACCCCTGAGGCGCTCATCTTCGGTATCCTCACCCTCCAGGATCAGATCACCCGCGGCGCGCGCGGCAAACCAGGCGGCCGGCCGACCCTGCCCACGCCCCTGGTGGCGGCCTAA
- a CDS encoding molybdopterin-dependent oxidoreductase translates to MVELIVDGMPMQVPAGTSILEAVLRTGGEIPHFCYHPKLRVVGSCRMCQVEVQGAPKLVISCATPVADGMEVFTASERVKKARNAVLEFLLLNHPLDCPVCDKGGECPLQNYTLKFGPGESRFIEPKIHRIKHQPIGQFIIFDAERCILCTRCVRFCQDVTGTAELGVFGRGDRSEIGLFPGQSLDNRYSGNVIDLCPVGALTSRDYRFAARPWDLVKQVPSICGLCSAGCNMTVDVRHKEQGQQILRIRPRVNNEVNGHWICDEGRFGFHFAEDPGRIGQPLIQRDGELQPVSWNEAIGRIADDIARILREKGAEAIGVIASARLTNEEAFLIRHLFGERLGISNIDHRVRRSQDTGGDAPEDHLLRRTDKYPNSVGMRTLGLLPRAQGMGTREMLHAASEGRLAALLVFGEDLVTALSGELAVAESLEKLELLVAHDLFLTATAKLAHVVLPGLSFYEKEGTFTNFAGRVQRLQPALEPLGRAISLAEILQRLARQLELPLVEGNAEAVWNALAQSVSAYAGVTYESISELGTPLADTPVAR, encoded by the coding sequence TTGGTTGAGCTGATCGTTGATGGTATGCCGATGCAGGTTCCCGCCGGGACGTCAATTCTCGAAGCGGTTCTGCGGACCGGTGGCGAGATACCGCATTTTTGCTATCACCCAAAACTCCGCGTGGTGGGCAGTTGTCGGATGTGTCAGGTGGAGGTGCAGGGAGCCCCAAAGCTGGTGATCTCATGTGCCACCCCCGTTGCGGATGGGATGGAGGTGTTCACGGCCTCTGAACGCGTGAAAAAGGCCAGGAATGCGGTGCTGGAGTTTCTGCTGCTGAACCACCCACTCGATTGTCCCGTCTGCGATAAGGGTGGAGAGTGTCCGCTTCAGAATTACACGCTCAAGTTCGGCCCAGGCGAAAGCCGCTTTATCGAACCGAAGATCCATCGCATTAAGCACCAGCCGATCGGCCAGTTCATCATCTTCGACGCGGAGCGGTGCATTTTGTGTACACGCTGTGTCCGATTTTGTCAGGATGTGACGGGTACTGCAGAACTGGGCGTGTTCGGCCGAGGCGACCGATCCGAGATCGGCCTCTTCCCTGGTCAGAGCCTGGATAACAGATACTCGGGGAACGTGATCGACCTCTGTCCGGTAGGGGCACTGACAAGCAGGGACTATCGATTTGCCGCGAGGCCATGGGATCTGGTCAAACAGGTTCCGTCGATATGTGGGCTGTGCAGCGCCGGGTGCAACATGACGGTGGATGTTCGGCATAAGGAGCAGGGCCAGCAGATTCTCCGCATCCGCCCCAGAGTGAACAATGAGGTCAATGGACACTGGATCTGTGACGAGGGCCGCTTCGGGTTTCATTTTGCTGAGGACCCAGGACGGATCGGTCAGCCATTGATACAGCGAGATGGTGAGTTGCAGCCGGTGAGCTGGAACGAGGCGATCGGCCGCATTGCCGACGACATCGCCCGAATCCTCCGGGAGAAGGGAGCCGAGGCCATCGGTGTGATCGCATCGGCACGGCTGACCAACGAGGAGGCATTCCTCATTCGACACCTGTTTGGAGAAAGGCTCGGCATTTCAAACATAGATCACCGGGTGAGGCGATCTCAGGATACTGGGGGCGATGCGCCGGAAGATCACCTGCTTCGGCGGACCGATAAGTACCCTAACTCAGTCGGGATGCGCACGCTGGGACTTCTCCCAAGGGCCCAGGGGATGGGGACCAGAGAGATGCTCCACGCCGCAAGCGAAGGTCGGTTGGCTGCCTTGCTCGTCTTTGGGGAGGATCTGGTGACTGCACTGTCAGGAGAACTTGCCGTTGCAGAGTCGCTTGAGAAGCTAGAGCTGCTGGTCGCTCACGATTTATTCTTGACAGCGACGGCAAAGCTGGCGCATGTTGTCCTTCCAGGATTAAGCTTTTACGAAAAAGAGGGAACGTTCACAAATTTCGCGGGAAGGGTTCAGCGCCTCCAGCCTGCGCTGGAACCATTAGGTCGCGCGATTTCGCTTGCCGAGATCCTTCAGCGTCTCGCACGCCAACTGGAACTTCCCCTTGTGGAAGGGAACGCGGAAGCGGTGTGGAATGCTCTCGCCCAATCAGTTTCGGCATATGCAGGCGTGACGTACGAGAGCATCAGTGAGTTGGGAACGCCATTGGCGGATACGCCGGTGGCAAGATAA